From the Colletotrichum lupini chromosome 1, complete sequence genome, the window CCCAGTAGCAGACCTCCTGGAAGGTGCTGTCCATGCCTTCTCTAGCCAGATAGGTGCCGTAGGCGACGGGCGGAAGCCATGCAAGCGGGACAACCCACCAAGGTGTCTTTGACAGAGGCTCCAAGAAGTTGCCAAACAGAGGCGCAGATTCGCCGCCCTTGTAGTGGCGAGGACGGTGGACTTGATCAAGGTAGAATTCCTTGCTAAAGCCGCCGAACCAAATCTGAGGGAACAACGGGCGGCTCAAGTCGAGGAACTTATGCTTCTTATAGTCGCTTGTGTAATCCGTCTCCTTGCTCAGATCCTCCTCGCTGGCCATACCGGTTCGGGGGTGGACCCAGCGTTCACCGTCCCAAAGCTCGCTGTGCTCGTTCATCTGGACGCCCTCGGCTTCGTCAGTCTTCTCGACGGTGCCGTTCGCCTTGCCGTTTCCATTCGCATGTCCATTCGATTTGCCATTTGCTGCGCCATTGACCTTGCGAAGGCCGTCGACGGCCTTCTGGTTAATGACAAAGCCAACCAGGGAGTCATCCAAAACCTCATATGCGGCCTCGGAGTGAGGGTGAGAGGTTGGGTCCTTTAGAATGGCGTCAATGTCCTTGCCAGCGTAGTCGTAGACGAGATCGGCTCCACCGGGATGGTCTTGGGCGAAGTCGGTCACATCATATACGTTGGAACCGATGGTAACGTAGCAAGACTTCTTGGAGTTGTGAGCCTCGACCTCGGCGCGAGTGAAGGTAGGGAGAGTTCGCGCCGGCATATTGGTGGTTGCTTGACGATTGATTCGCGGCGATACGTAAACGGCAGAGAAGGGACTTTCGGAAGTACTACTGTTGTCGCTGAGGGTTCCTAGTGCCCGGGTCCAAGGTGGACGAAATAGGAGTCGAAAGACAACGAAGGGAGTGGACGAGTAGAAAAAATCGCAGCAGAAGTCGCAGTCGCAGGCCCTAGCGAAGGAGAGGGAAAGGTGAAGGTTGGAGGAAGAAGTGGCACGGCGGGAAGAAGTATTAAGATGGAGTACGGTGTATGGTTGGGCGACTAAAGCAGGCGGTCTAAGGTGAGGTGGGAAACCGAAAAGGAGCCAAAAGCCGGGAGGGCCGGGAGGGCGAAGTTGAAAGGCCGGGGCGATGTGACTTGAGGCTCGGTGGGCACAGGGTGGTGAGAGAACGGAGACGGGTCGAAGAATTAATTTAGGGGGGGATGTTTGATTTGGGGATCGGGGGACGTGAGGTGAACGTGGAGGCATGCGTGGGTGGCAGGGCCAAGGAGAAGCTCTCTACGCGACTAGCAATCTCTCACCCTTCTCTAGGCCAGAAAAAAAATACGGCCTGGTGGCGTTACTTTGGCACAGAACGGAACCTGGCGGAAGCTTGGACAGCCGATTCGTGGTTCCACCTGTTGACCACTTTCGCCCGGCTCTTCAGGGTTTACACTGTGTGAGTGTCTTTCTCTGTCTGTTTAGGTGGGCAAATGGATACAAAAGTTACAGACCCCGAAATTGCACCTTTTTTTACCTCAGCTCAGCAACAGTCGAACACCTCCAGAACGGGCAATGAGTGACGGGGTTGACAATGCCAGACTGTACATAGTGTATGGACACAGACAGTACCCAGGAAGCCAAAGGTGTGGGTGATGAGGGAGTCAGGACGCGGGACTGACGGGGAGGTGTGGGAACCGCTGTTGGGAACCCAAACATGGCCTGGGACGGTCTGGGACGGAAGACCAGGAACGGGGACTTAGGAACATGTACGAAAGGGCACATAATGCCCACCACGCGATACATTGTCGTTGCCACGACTGCAACAAGCAGAAACGCCACCCTATCTAGGTGTAATGCCTAGGCCAACAGGTAGGGGAACATCGAAACTTCAAACGGCGAAATGGGCATTGGGCAAGTTCGGCAAAATCCTAGAGGCAGAAGGGGAAGGGAAAAGTTGCATGGCAGTTTGAGGCGGGAAGTGATCTCATCGTCACTTAATCCCGGTGGAATTAGTCCGCGACAATCACCGAGCCCAGCACCTCAGGGCCCAGGCAATAAGCAAATCCAGGACTAGTCACTAAGAAACAATGCAATCGGCTGCCGGCCCAGCCAGATCGACCCAGCTGCCAGGTCTGTGCAGAGGGCTCCTAGAGCCTCCGTACCAAGTTTTGATCTGACTGACAGGCATCTACGGTTACCTTAAGTGGGCTGGCTGTCTTGTTGTCCATGTCGAGTGGATGATGGTTTTTTCTTCGCATCCTGACCTAACACCCTGCCTATCTGTTGATGTAGGTATTCTTTGAATGAAGGAGCGATCAGTAATGAGTAATCAGATGAAAGGAACACCGAGCCGTGGGACCGCAGGAGGAGCGGTGTAACTACTGTTCCTTCGATCAAGAACAAGAGCCTACCTTAGCATAAGGTAATGACCATGAGGGAACAACAGGTGGCTTCTCGTGGCTTGCAATCGAGGGGTAGTCTTGGAACACTCGAGATAAGATTGGCAATGGACTCTTGGCCTCCCACAGTCTTAGCACATCCAGTCATGAGCCGTGACCCCCGACCCGAGGACCAAGATCGCAGTGAGTGGCGCGCGatggcagcggcggcggtctGTGACAGTGAGCATTGTTGGGGTCGAGTCTGAGATTGAGTTAGTGGAAGCAAGTTGAAGCGTCTTCTCACACGACGCATATTGATGCATGAGCCAGAGATGGGAGGTGCATGCAAGTACGTACCCGCGATAAGTCCTCTTGTTTGATTACACGTGCATTTCACCCGAATGCCTCAATgccagtactccgtactccgtaccgtaCCGTACTTTACCTTACCTCAGCCCACGGGGGTTTACCTAATCCATATGACCCAGCCACCTCACAGCAGCTACCTATACGAAGTATCCGTAGGCAGGTAGTCTGAGACGCAGCTTTCAAGGTTACAATCTGTGGCTCATGGGCCGCTCATGGGTCTCTTCAAACAGTGCCTTTCGGACTGATTAGTCTTCTGGTCTCGTTAAGATAGGTAGTTGAGCTGAACGGAGAGACTGTGGCTTATATCACCTCGTATATCCAGACAGAAAGGTCATTTATCTGGATCCTGTTCATCTCACTGGCTTGTCTTGCCTTAGCTGGCCACCCATTATATCACAGTACCAAAGTTAAGGCGCGC encodes:
- a CDS encoding cytochrome b5-like Heme/Steroid binding domain-containing protein translates to MPARTLPTFTRAEVEAHNSKKSCYVTIGSNVYDVTDFAQDHPGGADLVYDYAGKDIDAILKDPTSHPHSEAAYEVLDDSLVGFVINQKAVDGLRKVNGAANGKSNGHANGNGKANGTVEKTDEAEGVQMNEHSELWDGERWVHPRTGMASEEDLSKETDYTSDYKKHKFLDLSRPLFPQIWFGGFSKEFYLDQVHRPRHYKGGESAPLFGNFLEPLSKTPWWVVPLAWLPPVAYGTYLAREGMDSTFQEVCYWGFGFFLWSLIEYVLHRFLFHLDKWLPDNRVGITAHFLLHGIHHYLPMDKYRLVMPPTLFVVLATPFYKLAHWVFSYSWHAATAVYCGGIFGYICYDLTHYFLHHQNLPLWYKELKKYHLQHHFLDYELGFGVTSRFWDSIFGTELPPIVKAN